The following nucleotide sequence is from Penaeus vannamei isolate JL-2024 chromosome 10, ASM4276789v1, whole genome shotgun sequence.
ggaactttggatttgaggcgagagatgattttcggaactttggatttgaggcgagagatgattttcggaactttggatttgaggcgagtgaagaatttcggaactttggatttgaggcgaatgatgattttcggaactttggatttgaggcgagagatgattttcggaactttggatttgaggcgagagatgattttcggaactttggatttgaggcgagagatgattttcggaactttggatttgaggcgagtgaagaatttcggaactttggatttgaggcgaatgatgattttcggaactttggatttgaggcgagagatgattttcggaactttggatttgaggcgagagatgattttcggaactttggatttgatgGGAGTGaagattttcggaactttggatttgaggcgagtgatgattttcggaactttggatttgacgggattgaagaatttcggaactttggatttgaggcgagagatgattttcggaactttggatttgacgggagtgaagaatttcggaactttggatttgaggcgagagatgattttcggaactttggatttgaggcgagtgaaGATTTTCGggactttggatttgaggcgaatgatgattttcggaactttggatttgaggcgagtgaagaatttcggaactttggatttgaggcgaatgatgattttcggaactttggatttgaggcgagagatgattttcggaactttggattggATGGGAgtgaagaatttcggaactttggatttgaggcgagtgatgattttcggaactttggatttgaggcgagtgatgattttcggaactttggatttgaggcgaatgatgattttcggaactttggatttgaggcgagtgatgattttcggaactttggatttgaggcgagtgaagaatttcggaactttggatttgaggcgagagatgattttcggaactttggatttgaggcgagtgatgattttcggaactttggatttgaggcgagtgaagaatttcggaactttggatttgaggcgagtgatgattttcggaactttggatttgaggcgagtgaagaatttcggaactttggatttgaggcgagtgatgattttcggaactttggatttgaggcgaatgatgattttcggaactttggatttgaggcgaatgatgattttcggaactttggatttgaggcgagtgatgattttcggaactttggatttgaggcgaatgatgattttcggaactttggatttgaggcgagagatgatttttggaactttggatttgaggcgagtgatgattttcggaactttggatttgaggcgaatgatgattttcggaactttggatttgaggcgagtgatgattttcggaactttggatttgaggcgagagatgattttcggaactttggatttgaggcgagagatgattttcggaactttggatttgaggcgagagatgattttcggaactttggatttgaggcgagagatgatttttggaactttggatttgaggcgagtgatgattttcggaactttggatttgaggcgaatgatgattttcggaactttggatttgaggcgagtgatgattttcggaactttggatttgaggcgagagatgattttcggaactttggatttgaggcgagtgatgattttcggaactttggatttgaggcgagagatgattttcggaactttggatttgaggcgaatgatgattttcggaactttggatttgaggcgagagatgatttttggaactttggatttgaggcgagtgatgattttcggaactttggatttgaggcgaatgatgattttcggaactttggatttgaggcgagtgatgattttcggaactttggatttgaggcgagagatgattttcggaactttggatttgaggcgagagatgattttcggaactttggatttgaggcgaatgatgattttcggaactttggatttgaggcgagagatgattttcggaactttggatttgaggcgagagatgattttcggaactttggatttgaggcgagagatgattttcggaactttggatttgaggcgagagatgattttcggaactttggatttgaggcgagtgatgattttcggaactttggatttgaggcgagagatgattttcggaactttggatttgaggcgagagatgattttcggaactttggatttgaggcgaatgatgattttcggaactttggatttgaggcgagagatgattttcggaactttggatttgaggcgagagatgattttcggaactttggatttgaggcgagagatgattttcggaactttggatttgaggcgagagatgattttcggaactttggatttgaggcgagagatgattttcggaactttggatttgaggcgagagatgattttcggaactttggatttgaggcgagagatgattttcggaactttggatttgaggcgagagatgattttcggaactttggatttgaggcgagagatgattttcggaactttggatttgaggcgagagatgattttcggaactttggatttgaggcgagagatgattttcggaactttggatttgaggcgagagatgattttcggaactttggatttgaggcgagagatgattttcggaactttggatttgaggcgagagatgattttcggaactttggatttgaggcgagagatgattttcggaactttggatttgaggcgagagatgattttcggaactttggatttgaggcgagagatgattttcggaactttggatttgaggcgagtgatgattttcggaactttggatttgaggcgagagatgattttcggaactttggatttgaggcgagtgatgattttcggaactttggatttgaggcgagagatgattttcggaactttggatttgaggcgagagatgattttcggaactttggatttgaggcgagagatgatttttggaactttggatttgaggcgagtgaagaatttcggaactttggatttgaggcgagagatgattttcggaactttggatttgaggcgagagatgattttcggaactttggatttgaggcgagtgatGATTTTCGGGACCGAACTTAATGATTTTCGggactttggatttgaggcgagtgatgattttcggaactttggattggATGGGAgtgaagaatttcggaactttggatttgaggcgagagatgattttcgggACCGAACTtaatgattttcggaactttggatttgatgggagtgaagaatttcggaactttggatttgaggcgagtgatgattttcggaactttggatttgaggcgaatgatgattttcggaactttggatttgaggcgagtgatgattttcggaactttggatttgaggcgagagatgattttcggaactttggatttgaggcgagtgaagaatttcggaactttggatttgaggcgagagatgattttcggaactttggatttgaggcgagagatgattttcggaactttggatttgaggcgagtgaagaatttcggaactttggatttgaggcgaatgatgattttcggaactttggatttgaggcgagagatgattttcggaactttggatttgaggcgagagatgattttcggaactttggatttgacgggattgaagaatttcggaactttggatttgacgggagtgaagaatttcggaactttggatttgaggcgagagatgattttcggaactttggatttgacgggagtgaagaatttcggaactttggatttgaggcgagagatgattttcggaactttggatttgaggcgagtgaagattttcggaactttggatttgaggcgagagatgattttcggaactttggatttgaggcgagagatgattttcggaactttggatttgaggcgagagatgattttcggaactttggatttgaggcgagtgaagaatttcggaactttggatttgaggcgagagatgattttcggaactttggatttgaggcgagagatgattttcgggACCGAACTtaatgattttcggaactttggatttgatgGGAGTGaagattttcggaactttggatttgaggcgagtgatgattttcggaactttggatttgaggcgagtgatgattttcggaactttggatttgaggcgagtgatgattttcggaactttggatttgaggcgagtgatgattttcggaactttggatttgacgggattgaagaatttcggaactttggatttgacgggagtgaagaatttcggaactttggatttgaggcgagagatgattttcggaactttggatttgacgggagtgaagaatttcggaactttggatttgaggcgagagatgattttcggaactttggatttgacgggattgaagaatttcggaactttggatttgacgggagtgaagaatttcggaactttggatttgaggcgagagatgattttcggaactttggatttgacgggagtgaagaatttcggaactttggatttgaggcgagagatgattttcggaactttggatttgacgggagtgaagaatttcggaactttggatttgaggcgagtgatgattttcggaactttggatttgacgggattgaagaatttcggaactttggatttgacgggagtgaagaatttcggaactttggatttgaggcgagagatgattttcgggACCGAActtgatgattttcggaactttggatttgacgggagtgaagaatttcggaacttCGGATTTGAGGCGAATGATGATTTTCGGGACTGAACTTGATGATTTTCGGGACTTTGGACTTTCCGAAAATCATCACTCGCCTGagtgatgattttcggaactttggatttgaggcgagagatgattttcggaactttggatttgaggcgagtgatgattttcggaactttggatttgaggcgagagatgattttcggaactttggatttgaggcgagtgatgattttcggaactttggatttgaggcgagagatgattttcggaactttggatttgaggcgagtgaagaatttcggaactttggatttgaggcgagagatgattttcggaactttgaaTTTGACGGGAttgaagaatttcggaactttggatttgaggcgagagatgattttcggaactttggatttgacgggattgaagaatttcggaactttggatttgaggcgagagatgattttcggaactttgaaTTTGACGGGAttgaagaatttcggaactttggatttgaggcgagagatgattttcggaactttggatttgacgggattgaagaatttcggaactttgAATTTGAGGCAAGAGATGATtctcggaactttggatttgacgggattgaagaatttcggaactttggatttgaggcgagtgatgattttcggaactttggatttgacgggattgaagaatttcggaactttggatttgaggcgagagatgattttcggaactttggatttgacgggattgaagaatttcggaactttggatttgaggcgagagatgattttcggaactttggatttgacgggattgaagaatttcggaactttggatttgaggcgagagatgattttcggaactttggatttgacgggattgaagaatttcggaactttggatttgaggcgagagatgattttcggaactttggatttgacgggattgaagaatttcggaactttggatttgaggcgagtgatgattttcggaactttggatttgacgggattgaagaatttcggaactttgAATTTGAGGCAAGAGATGATtctcggaactttggatttgacgggattgaagaatttcggaactttggatttgaggcaaGAGATGATtctcggaactttggatttgacgggaatgaagaatttcggaactttggatttgaggcgagagatgattttcggaactttggatttgacgggattgaagaatttcggaactttggatttgaggcgagagatgattttcggaactttggatttgacgggattgaagaatttcggaactttgaatttgaggcgagagatgattttcggaactttggatttgacgggattgaagaatttcggaactttgAATTTGAGGCAAGAGATGATtctcggaactttggatttgacgggattgaagaatttcggaactttggatttgaggcgagagatgattttcggaactttggatttgacgggattgaagaatttcggaactttggatttgaggcgagagatgattttcggaactttggatttgacgggattgaagaatttcggaactttggatttgaggcgagtgatgattttcggaactttggatttgacgggattgaagaatttcggaactttggatttgaggcgagagatgattttcggaactttggatttgacgggattgaagaatttcggaactttggatttgaggcgagagatgattttcggaactttggatttgacgggattgaagaatttcggaactttggatttgaggcgagagatgattttcggaactttggatttgacgggattgaagaatttcggaactttggatttgaggcgagagatgattttcggaactttggatttgacgggattgaagaatttcggaactttggatttgaggcgagagatgattttcggaactttggatttgacgggattgaagaatttcggaactttggatttgaggcgagagatgattttcggaactttggatttgacgggattgaagaatttcggaactttggatttgaggcgagagatgattttcggaactttggatttgacgggattgaagaatttcggaactttgAATTTGAGGCAAGAGATGATtctcggaactttggatttgacgggattgaagaatttcggaactttggatttgaggcgagtgatgattttcggaactttggatttgacgggattgaagaatttcggaactttggatttgaggcgagagatgattttcggaactttggatttgacgggattgaagaatttcggaactttgAATTTGAGGCAAGAGATGATTCTCGGGACCGAACTTAATGATATTCGGAACTTTGGATTGGATTGGTTTAGAATTTCGGAATTTTGGCGTTTGAAGATTTACATTATTTTGAATTTGATGCGAATAAAAGATTTCGGACATTGAATCTAATGCGAGTGAAGATTTTCGGAAATTTGAATTTGGTGCGGGAAAGGATTTTCAAAATGTTGAATTTGATGCGAGTGAAAGATTTCGGAACTTTACAAAATTCCGAATTTGATTTTTCGGAACACACGCTCCAAACTGAtattataataaagatactgacttatccaaatgtaaaaaaaaaggaaacgcatAGTTATATCACGAAATACACGTCATGCATTAAAATAACAAGCTCACTGCATCGCCAGAGGAAGGTCATGCTGCTGACCTTCGCTCCTGGAGAGAAAGGTCGTTCCGCGAGGGTTGTTAAGGGGTCTTGTTGCACCAAATCATGTAGAGGGAAGTCGGGAGGAAACCTCTTTCCCTcgttgtccttctctctccttccctcctcctctgttgcttctctctctctccttcctcgtccgttgcttctctctccttccttcctcctctgttgcttctctctccttccttcctcctctgttgcttctctctttatccttcctcctctgttgcttttctctccttccttcctcctctgttgcttctctctccttccttcctcctctgttgcttttctctccttccttcctcctcttttgcttttctctccttccttctctgttgcttctctctttatctttcctcctctgttgcttttctctccttcctcctctgttgcttctctctttatccttcctcctctgttgcttctctccccttccttcctcctctgttgcctctctctttctccttcctcctctgttgcttttctctcctccctcctctgttgcttctctctccttccttcctcctctgttgcttctctctttatccttcctcctctgttgcttttctctccttcctcctctgttgctcctctctccttccttcctcctctgttgcttctctctccttcctttctcctctgttgctcctctctccttccttcctcctctgttgcttctctctccttccttcctcctctgttgcttctctctttattcttcctcctctgttgcttctctctccttcctcctctgttgcttctctctctttccttcttcctctgttgcttctatctccttcgtcctctgttgcttctctctccttccttcctcctctgttgcttctctctccttccttcctcctctgttgcttctctctccttccttcctcctctgttccttctctctccttcctcatcagttgttcctctctccttcctccctcctctcttgcttctctcttcttccttcctcttctgttgcttctctctccttccttcctcctctgttgctcctctctccttccttcctcctctgttgcttctctctccttccttcctcctctgttgcttctctctttattcttcctcctctgttgcttctctctccttcctcctctgttgcttctctctctttccttcttcctctgttgcttc
It contains:
- the LOC138862915 gene encoding uncharacterized protein, producing the protein MIFGTELDDFRDFGFEASEEFQNFGFEASEEFRNFEFEARDDFRNFGFEASEDFRDFGFEANDDFRNFGFEASEEFRNFGFEANDDFRNFGFEARDDFRNFGLDGSEEFRNFGFEASDDFRNFGFEASEEFRNFGFEARDDFRNFEFDGIEEFRNFGFEARDDFRNFGFDGIEEFRNFGFEARDDFRNFEFDGIEEFRNFGFEARDDFRNFGFDGIEEFRNFEFEARDDSRNFGFDGIEEFRNFGFEASDDFRNFGFDGIEEFRNFEFEARDDSRNFGFDGIEEFRNFGFEARDDSRNFGFDGNEEFRNFGFEARDDFRNFGFDGIEEFRNFEFEARDDSRNFGFDGIEEFRNFGFEARDDFRNFGFDGIEEFRNFEFEARDDSRNFGFDGIEEFRNFGFEISDIESNASEDFRKFEFGAGKDFQNVEFDASERFRNFTKFRI